The Deltaproteobacteria bacterium sequence AAACATGAGAGGCTGGATCGAATTATTGCCGAAGAAAGAGAGAAGATGGAGAAAATCGCCGGCATAAGTTCGGAAGAGGCCAAGAAATATCTTATCCAGACCATGGAAGAAGAGGCCAAGCATGAAGCGGCGGCAGTCATAAGAAAAATTGAGGAAGAAACAAAGCGTACCGCCGATAACAAGGCGCGCGAGATTCTCGCCTATGCTGTGCAACGTTACGCCGGTGATGTTGTTGCCGAAAATACCGTTTCCGTAATAGCTCTTCCCAATGACGAGATGAAGGGGCGGATCATCGGCCGGGAAGGCAGGAACATCAGGGCTATCGAAGCAGCCACGGGCATTGATCTGATTGTAGATGACACCCCGGAGGCAGTTGTCCTGTCCAGTTTTGATCCGATCAGGCGGGAAGTGGCGCGCATGTCTCTGGAGAGACTGATCAGCGACGGCAGGATTCACCCTGGACGGATCGAGGACATTGTCAAAAAGGTGAGCGGCGAAGTAGACACGATAATCAGGGAGATAGGCGAGAGGGCCTCATTCGACGTGGGTGTCCACGACATTCACCCGGAAATCATCACCCTGCTCGGGAGCCTGAAATACCGCACCAGTTACTCGCAGAACGTTCTCCAGCATTCCATAGATGTTTCCTACCTCATGGGGATGATGGCCGCCGAATTAAAAATGAACGTTAAAGAAGCCAAACGCGCGGGGCTGCTGCATGATATCGGCAAGGCCGTAGACCATAAGATTGAAGGTCCCCATGCCGTTATCGGCGCCGATTACGCCAAGCGTTTTGGTGAATCTGCCAAAATCGTTCAAGCCATTGCCGCCCATCATGAAGATGGCCGGAATAATACCCTTTTGGGCGTATTGGTGCAGGCGGCCGATACCCTTTCCGCAGCCAGACCGGGCGCCCGCCGGGAGATGTTGGAAACGTATGTCAAGCGTCTGGATGAGCTGGAAAAGATTGCCCATTCTTTTAGTGGCGTAGATAAATGCTACGCCATTCAGGCGGGGAGAGAGATCCGAATTCTCGTGGAAAACGAAAAGATATCCGATAATGACGCCGTGATGCTTTGCCGTGATATTATTAAGAAAATTGAGGCAGAACTGACTTACCCGGGCCAAATAAAGGTGACGGTGATCAGGGAAACAAGATTTTCTGATTACGCACGTTAGTAAGTTAGGTTAATATATGAAGATACTGT is a genomic window containing:
- the rny gene encoding ribonuclease Y translates to MDSNWIWILLIVLGTLLVGVLMGFGLNRMLGRKKLLSSESLAQRILAEAKKDAETIKKEAVLQAKENLLKTKAEFEKDSRDRKVEIDNWEKRIRSKEESLDKRMDSLSQKEANIDHREKSLLPKESLLTEKHERLDRIIAEEREKMEKIAGISSEEAKKYLIQTMEEEAKHEAAAVIRKIEEETKRTADNKAREILAYAVQRYAGDVVAENTVSVIALPNDEMKGRIIGREGRNIRAIEAATGIDLIVDDTPEAVVLSSFDPIRREVARMSLERLISDGRIHPGRIEDIVKKVSGEVDTIIREIGERASFDVGVHDIHPEIITLLGSLKYRTSYSQNVLQHSIDVSYLMGMMAAELKMNVKEAKRAGLLHDIGKAVDHKIEGPHAVIGADYAKRFGESAKIVQAIAAHHEDGRNNTLLGVLVQAADTLSAARPGARREMLETYVKRLDELEKIAHSFSGVDKCYAIQAGREIRILVENEKISDNDAVMLCRDIIKKIEAELTYPGQIKVTVIRETRFSDYAR